One Nematostella vectensis chromosome 10, jaNemVect1.1, whole genome shotgun sequence genomic window, GCAGATCCATAGCAGGAACCCCCTGGTGGGTGTATTGGAGCATCAAATTACAGGTCAATGATAAATTGTTTGGCAGGAAGGAATATAACTCCTTTATGAAAGTGTATAATATaaagatagatagatatagataTGTAAATCAGCAAGTCTTACTCAAATTTATGATTAAATCCTACTGAATTAAATTTGGTACAGACATTGAAAGTGGtttcttatttttaatttattttttgccaCCTCCATGGCATTTTTGATTGCATGTTTCAGGGCATCATACAcaacctttaaaaaaaaaacacagctgGCTTTTAAATTAGGTTTCAAATTACCTtcacattttaaaatatatttatcatatttttttctgatagccaaaaaaatatattcagtTCTATTAATTGTTTTGGATGCAAGTAAACTAAAATGTTTTAACCAAACCAAATTAAACTGGAACCTTTTTGAAATAGACAAGAAAAACAGTTTGATGTTAATCATTCTGTTTTATACTATGAATTTATCATTTTAATATCCTTTGTTTGGAAGGAATGTCACATATTGTGAGGAGGTTCGGCAAAAAGAAGTTCATTTGCTATCATTGTTTTTAAGCTTTTAAAATTGACAGCTATGAAAGAAAGCCTTCAAAGTTTTTCGCTTATTTTTCACAAGCAACTGGAAGTACCACGGGCAAACCAGACGAAATGGAAGAACGCTAAATTTCGACTTTGCAGCGAAAAATTGCAGGGAAATTCTGGCCTTTTGGAATATTTTCTGAATAGATGTGTTCAGAAATTAATCTTCTGTGGCGTATTGGATTTTGAAGGGAAAAGCTGTCCGCTTTCTGCCGAAAATTTGCCTCGAAGAGTCGAAGGTGTGTTTGCCAGGGCATGGAGCTTCCTACCctgttgtattttattacgAGTGGAGAGGAGGTGAACCGAGATGagggagaaaaaaaaggcctaAATTGTTATGAATCACAGCTGAAACAGAACCAGATCTACTGTATCTATGACAACAGCTTCAAGAAATTGGCGCTATTACAGATATATTCGGTgaacaaattaaaaataatattcgatacacAAACATTTCGTCTGGTTTGCCTGTGGATGTACAAATTCTGTAGTTAACTAAATTTTATTACTGCATAATTTTTCTCATACTATAAGAATAACATCTTTCAGATGCTTCTTGTTCCCTCTTGATGATCTGAATATTtacttgaaaaatattttttttatttttgactTTTTTTCCTGGAAAATTGTAAAGAATGAATTTTAAGATTATCAAGAACAAAACCTCTTCCCCGTGGAAATCAAGTGAAGAAGCTTTATTATTTCCATACTGAGGGCTCTGATAGTCTCACCAACCTAGAAGGTTTGCTGATGTGGTCCCattaaaatgtttctttttttagcgGAGACGGTCACCTTTTCGAACCACTATAATGAAGATAAACAGTTTCTTTGGAACAGAAGAGTTCTACACTCCCCTAGTTTGTCTGATGACTTGGTAAGTTACATTATAGTCACAAGAGGCCTTGTCTGCCACACCTTAGGTATTGTATAAATTATTGATACAAATTATCTATAAATGATGGTTTACACAGTTTAACCAattttgatagaaaatatCTCCATAGCTTTCCCAAATCAGCTGATGGAAGGGATTTGCTAGGACAAAAAAAAGTGGCTTACAAATACCCTTAAAATAATTCTATCTACAAATAGCTTTTTATACAATCATTCTTTTTCTGttgcttttttaaaatatttgttaaTGTTTGATTTTCAGGGTGATTGATGCAAAACTTGGCAGACTTATTTGCTTCCTTATGGGGATTGGCTTCTATGTCGCTGGATTTGTTAAGGTAGCacaatagaaaataaatacaatcttttttttttctctaatgcAATGATAAGCTGTGGTATAAAAACAAGTTTTACTCGATGTTTTCTCATGTCCTTTTAATTTTTCCATCAGAACTTGCTTTGCCTGCCAAGGCCTTCAAACCCACCAATTGTTCCTCTTGAGCCAAGCTCATTTGAGACGTGGTAAGTCCCAATGGTTAAGTAAAATTCCTTCATTACCTTGTGTGTACTCTAAAGATAttccaaataaggttgcactgtTAGTATCCTAACTCTCTTTGCATCATGATTAACACATAAATGACCAATCTTTCTAAACTGGGCAGGTGTTTAGGACAGGCAAACCATAAAATAAATCTAAATTTTTAACACAGCTTTTATTAAATTTGCTTGTCAACTGTTGTGACTAAACAAAGAGCATCACACATCACACAAATAAGCATCACACGTGCACAAGCTTCCCCATTATGCACAATTACTGACAATGTTCTTGAAGATTTTCCCAGGgttttgttttaaaagtaTATGGCACCTCTGATCACATTGTGTGTATGTTTAGGGGACTTCCAAGTCATCATGCAGTGCTTGGTGTGTTAATCCCATGGTATGTATCATGTATgtggtgataataatggtaTGTTCTGTTGCTGAGAATAATTATCatgattttaatttgatttttatATGGCAACTTATTCACTTCTCAGGTATATATGGCTCTATTCACTTCTTCACTTCAACTTTTCCCAGTGGCAGTTCATCACTCTGTTTGCTGTCATAGTTCTATGTAAGTTTATTTTTACAGATTGTGAAACTTATGTCAATGATTGTCAGATAAAAATATCTTACTTTGTTTACAAGAATTCAGAGCTGACTGTGTTACAATTGTTTTGGTGATTTACAGTATGTTAGATTTTTTTGCGCTTTAGAATATGTTTACATAGTTTTAGTGcattataaataaattactaTTATATTactaataaaatatataccttttaatatattttaaaacaggatttttttttaaatgactaTATTGAAGGTTGATAGGGCTCCTAACCTGGCTTGTACTTGTACTTTGTAGGGTCTGTGTCCGTCATGTTTAGCCGACTCTACTTGGGTGTCCACAGCCCAGCTGACATTGTCGTTGGTGGAATTATTGGCTGCATTATCCTCTCCATTTGGGTTAGGGCAGACAACTTCCTGGACAGATCAATCAGCTTTGGCAATAATGGTGAGAAGAAGAGATAGCAATTCATTCTTGACACATCTAAATACTTTCTACTGAAGCGGTAAATACACAACAATGCAGCATATACAGTAGTTGCCTAAGATTTGACGTACATGTTTTGACTTTTACTGGAGTGCCCGCCAAAGTAGTACATTGCACGGTATGGTGAGCTGGTTCTCAGAGCCCTTGAGCCGAGCCTCTTAATAACCatcaaaatgttttattttgttctcAGTCATACCCCAGGTCATCATATATTCCATAATATTACTTGCTGTTCACCCACGACCTGAGGCAGAGACCAACTCCTTCTTTGAAACAGTAAGTTTTTCTTACAAACATGAATCTTACTGTTGTTGTACTTTTTACTAATTGTGTTTTTTATGTCATAAATCAAGTCACCTAtagctttaaaaaaagatgCACACATTTCTGAAAATGTAATTTTGCAAGATTGTGAAAGATTGTGATTTCGCTGAAAACAAATGCTATTTAAGCTTTGGGAATAATTGATtatctattttcttttaactTTAAATTTCCAAGGTAATTTTAGAGTGAAATGGGATGAAAGAggtaattatttttatagttAACTCTGTAGATAAAACtccttttacttctttttgtTAGGTATGCATGACTGGTGTGACTGTTGGTTTCGCCATCGGCCGGTCTACCATTGCCAAGCACTCATCTATCTTTAAAGCAGTCATGGAGTCTGCTGATGGTATGTAACTCAGTATGTTCATTTTTTCTCCTCCAAGCAGTGCAGTTATAAGGAGAGGCCAAGATCCATGGTTTTGCAGATATCAAAAGGTTTAACCATTGTCCTATCGTCATCATATTTTAAGGCTGGGcacattcaattttttttctgcactGCTACACATTTGGTGCTAGCatgatttttaaaattctCTCAAATTTTGAAAAGCAGAACACCACAGATTGGaacattttatcttttttaataagaaaaccAAGCTAAATGCCAAATCaataaaatcacaaaaaaaatttcagAGTCATCTACCTGGCCTGCTATTGCCTGGGTCTCCCTGACGCGCCTTGTTATAGGTGAGTTTGACATGTCATTTTGATAAATGTAGAAAAAAGTGTAAGATTATAGTATGTGCATTACATTTAACTTTTTTGTAAATAGAAGAAACTGTTACTCTCTGTTCCCCATCTTTCAGAACCTTGGGGATATTTGGTAAGAGGAGCTATAGTAATACCTTATTTCCACTTTTGTCCCGATATTATACTGTACAATCTGGGTCCCTGAGATGTCTGCTCCCTTTAAGCATGTTCTCTGAGGTAGAATCCTCATACGAAAACAGGAATTAGACTTTCTGGAAGTCAGCATAGCTGCATGGTCTCTAaggcaagcaaaaaaaaaaaactcatggAGGGAAGAATGTGTTTTGCTTTATCTGTCGACTGACTAAATTTAATTTTAGTCAGCCATACCTTTGTTGTTGTATTTATTCAATTTTGATAAATGTGAAAACATTAAAAGGTAAGCAGCTAAAAATAAAGGTTTTATACTGTATTTACAAAGCCTTTATTGATAATATTAAGCTTCCCCAAAACACCAATAGCAAACGATGCCTGCTCacacttgtttgtttttgctaaTGTGAGAAAATGGTGGCtgataaagacaaaaaaagaacatctTTTTAATTAAGGTTAACCTTTTTTGTGTCTTCAGGTTATGCACTTGTGATGATAACCCGTGCCATCTGCAAGGAGGTATTCATGTTTCTAATATCACTTGCCTACCGTGTGGTGGACATTGAGTACTTCAGTGGAAGAAAAATCACCAATTACTACTTCCATACAGCCTACAGCAGTTCATTTAAACTGCCTCCTGTTGAAGACCAGGTATGAACAAAAAATGAGGGTGGGATCGACCCCCATAGGGTGAGTCAGCTCTGAATGTACAATCGGATTGGGCTTATACAGACTGCCTGGGATATCAGGCACACTGTGCTGCTAACACTTTTTTACATGGAGAAGTGAAGTGTTACTATGTTGAAAGAGAGCTAAAGAGTCCTCAGGAATACTGCAAAATGCCCACAGGAATACTGCAAAATGACCGTTGGTGTTCAGGATCGACATATAGAAGCTGAAGATAGAAAAATGCTTTGGATTTGCCACAAATGTCAATGCCTTTTTTGAGCAATCTATGTGTGCCCCATTCCTGACACCATTCATGTTTACTTTCCCCAGATAGGgcgactgttttttttaaattataacTCTGTCTGAAATAGTTCTAATTCCTCATTTATCTTATTCCAGAAAAGCAAAAGAAAGATTCGCAAAGTCAAGTCCAGATCTGAGAATATCCGGACAAAGTGGAACATTGATTACCCAGTGCGCTTCCTGACGTATGCTTGTATGGGATGGATGTGCATTTGTGGGAATCCTTTGCTTTGCCATAGCTTAGGGCTGACTTTGTAGGTCCTCAAAGGTCAAGTACTAGTACAAGGCTGACATCAGTTGACTGTGTCTGGCCTGATTACTGAGCTTCTTCCTAGTGGCCAATACCAACATAAAAACATCAACAACCAGGGCGCATATGAAGAAGATGTCAACCTAACGacataaagaaacaaaactttatatttttcttatgtCATGATGCAGATGAAGGTGGCATTTTCATTGACTGTTCATCCCTGAAATAGTAAGTAAGGAAGGTACAGCACTATTGTGTCCCAAGCTTTAGTTGATATAGGTCAATATTACAGTGGTGTTTCTAGGGGTTTCTAAAGGCTTGCTTGACCCTTCATGGCCAGTCTTGCCTTGTATTAAACCTCgagggttttttttgtaacCTGGTTCTGCCACTGTATTGGGACATCTTAACTTGTCCAACTGTAAAAAgcatcaaaattttaaaatcaagataatagacagtttttttttattttggtaaaAAAGGAGGCTGTAGCCAGGGTAACAGCGAAGCAAGCCACTTGCCTCAGCTAGATTATCTCACTTAGCCCCATAGCCAGTATGTGGCTAGCTGAGGCACATGCCTCAGTCATGATTCAGCTAGAAAAGTCTAGTTGTACTTTTATGCCATATTGCTGTggtcgtgataattttgttttattcatttGCCTTGGTCATAAAGTATTTGTGGCTATGACCCTGCAGAGCAAATAAGTTCTCCAAATGAAATATGGCTTGTGGGTAGTGGGAGAGAAGAgttaaaagttttattttgaataaggATTAAGCTTGCACATTGTAGACATAGATTATACATGCCATCATTGCATTATATTTCTCAAACCAGTCGTTTTAGATTGGTACATATTTGTGTTCACCCTCTCAAATTATTATGAAatcatatataatatattcaaAGTATACACAGTCCCATCGCCAGGTATTTGAGTGGAGGGTGGGAGTTCATTTACTTATTTAGTGGATCATTTTCTCTTAAGAGGTGGAGGTGGTAatcagttttcttttatttgagCGACCTTCCAGTCAAGTGGGGTGGTTCTTCTGAACCCCttgaaacccccccccccccccccgtcacAGGTCTGATACACAAGTTCAAACACTAAGCTATCAGATCATATTTTGGTTATAACCATACCGCTTTTTTGTAAatgatattgttgttgttataggACTTCCAATTTTATTTAATGGCATGTCCTTACtacattaaaataaataaataaaagaaatcagAGTTTACAGTGTAATGTATGCTACCCTGGCCACCTCGACTCTTGTGTAGCGAG contains:
- the LOC5506066 gene encoding lipid phosphate phosphatase delta; this encodes MATESESFCQTDDESCEKLSDSEEELEECIVAPIDKLGVVGRWMRHRLLGSILMGTPPLVAIQRRRSPFRTTIMKINSFFGTEEFYTPLVCLMTWVIDAKLGRLICFLMGIGFYVAGFVKNLLCLPRPSNPPIVPLEPSSFETWGLPSHHAVLGVLIPWYIWLYSLLHFNFSQWQFITLFAVIVLWSVSVMFSRLYLGVHSPADIVVGGIIGCIILSIWVRADNFLDRSISFGNNVIPQVIIYSIILLAVHPRPEAETNSFFETVCMTGVTVGFAIGRSTIAKHSSIFKAVMESADESSTWPAIAWVSLTRLVIGYALVMITRAICKEVFMFLISLAYRVVDIEYFSGRKITNYYFHTAYSSSFKLPPVEDQKSKRKIRKVKSRSENIRTKWNIDYPVRFLTYACMGWMCICGNPLLCHSLGLTL